Proteins encoded by one window of Danaus plexippus chromosome Z, MEX_DaPlex, whole genome shotgun sequence:
- the LOC116777485 gene encoding CCR4-NOT transcription complex subunit 1 isoform X3, giving the protein MNLDPLTFSLSQINYLVVNLNKKNFKQTSQELSQIVSLYGLEAENQLLRCLLSEAAKTWDERTASSVHASLLAQHLACLLNHPAKSTVICQAVDQPTRSLQKVLKPTNSLLSRLARLLKFTTAQDVAFTLVLRRNSSKPDIVSLAKQHLKKRFLDFVQCYLDAERGHQVERAGLQECSPEVLQTLLTSLAYENFRLAAVTKDLFLKRLRIDFPREVVPIVLAPLLYPDDTQTPLEEMTTSDDMTAAMMDNTLAEIIRDIGYAFTASVEDCKNNMVNFGAREPTAIDVARIISTMIKYHATIQEAPHVQTPGNFWMNHEAKKEAMAHGHVGETWNPEVFVQTLKELASNLNWKEVILQLDHPEFIVPDRQGLSLLFTILRLGLQSAGYPANIFPVEYLCRRWANLEGQMSLLTNILKHPDIFSFADHPFHPVSIDLLKSPPETDNKEVSTWRCLYLVELLLYASERGYYLQVHELFKYPLQHCPDILLLALLQISPPITVFRQELLTTLIPIFLGNHPNSGIVLQHAWHSQNPNIKPIIMHAMADWYIRGECDQSKLSRILDVAQDLKALSLLLNVQSFPFIIDLACLASRREYLKLDKWLTDKIRDHGETFVTAMVKFLQRRCPQIIGKIPEDQLPKAAQLPPETVGTMLACLQLCIPNVQQELQEAIYNLMASCQALILTKARPGIPGIARPHTRILETPFNPAGLGPQLFTPHVDAIANLAPNVANMTLGAPANTAFAMPGTLGPLVAAPGSPSRLLGAGPNSPFAMMPMQQHVANVANMGALARMPPTPMDKPRLPDPIHLPEMIHNVSKEIEDEANGYFQRIYNHPPHPTLSIDEVLEMLKKFQDSPNKRERDVFSCMLRNLFEEYKFFPQYPDKELHITAQLFGGIIEKGLVPSYVSLGLALRFVLDALRKPEGSKMYYFGIAALDRFKSRLKDYHKYCEHVRAIPHFNEFPPHLIEYIEYGLQSQEPPTKPQGAVLPTSLTAILNQTAVITVSAPYRAVICAPSAISVISKVSNCIAGGIGSRPSIANATNIDTLLTATDREEKINAPPEAIQDKTAFIFNNLSQLNLQPKCEELKEIITEEYFPWLSQYLVMKRASIELNFHALYSNFLDVLKIREINRLVTKETYRNIRVLLRSDKGIANFSDRSLLKNLGHWLGMLTLARNQPILYIDLDLKALLLEAYHKGQQELLYVVPFVAKVLESCAKNVVFKPPNPWTMALMNVLAELHQEPDLKLNLKFEIEVLCKNLSLDIADLKPSLYLKDPEKVRTIEFQLSQPKPVKETPNVMPVNQTLVPAPQIQLMPPQPQMIPVEDMSAAAPTPTAGLVANDPNLMGVLGLPEPRFNYLDVNVSSTSAFGQKICFNPHIILFQNYPHLKQFVKPAIERSIQEWIHPVVDRSIKYALTTCEQIIRKDFSFDPDEVRMRTCAHHMMRNLTAGMAMITCREQIISTISTNLKAAFITALIPTTPQQFNTLQKDIIESAAAVLATENMELACAFIQKTAVEKALPELDKRLMNDYEMRKIARQEGRRYYDPIVLTYQTERIPERVRLRVGGPTDLQISVYEEFACNIPGFMPVRDAGMFIPKPSAQEQVPQMTFNQVMNPQQVYGTDEMGTLISAAELFLSNALSVPSFAVQATNMHTLLECLIIARRNRDIVSGYTLLQRAVEGLLDGHIVQPGTNPEHAEMMTRYRDIHLRVLKLLEDARVYGHAWTTKQITYCVSECRDELRYNLEAIDCLVRNHLINMPQYDLALAHLMDNGNNYVAVAFAMQVVQLYLVDDRNNVYATESDLYHTTDTLVRMMSHSRQPPPEGLATLIETIRINQDPSTYLGERSPLGPTAHIHNGILQVRARDYEDPPGLQEKTENLLREWRNVLLSPLTEIEIGQNFNIYVHRMNMNGILKSDDMITRFFRIATQMCVENVYQLLNEDRMNPPPVPPKRDKYYAMCDSFIKLVSLLIKNTADGGNPTPKLNLLNKILGIIAGCLLQDHEEHGSNFQQLPYHRLLLILFLDMNMAEPVLESMNYQVLTAFCHTLRIIRPSVAPGFCYAWLEIVAHRAFVNRVLAVTPQQKGWGMYSTLLIDLFKFLDPFLRNTELATPVMMLYKGTLKVLLVLLHDFPEFLCDYHYGFCDEIPPNCIQMRNLILSAFPRNMRLPDPFTPNLKVDLLAEITLPPRAVINYANIIPASQFKKDLDAYIKARAPVTFLSELRSNMQVNLTLSCDHRGDVVKRIYIYNRMSLMLPTALLHREWACM; this is encoded by the exons ATTGTCAGTCTCTATGGCTTGGAAGCAGAGAATCAACTGCTGAGGTGTCTGCTCAGTGAGGCGGCTAAAACGTGGGACGAGCGTACGGCATCCAGCGTGCATGCGTCACTCCTCGCCCAGCACTTGGCCTGTCTACTCAACCACCCCGCAAAGTCTACGGTGATCTGCCAAGCTGTTGATCAACCCACACGCTCACTGCAAAAG GTTTTAAAACCAACGAATTCACTACTTAGTCGACTAGCAAGGTTGCTGAAATTTACGACAGCCCAAGATGTTGCCTTCACATTGGTGCTGAGAAGAAATTCTTCGAAACCTGACATTGTTTCTCTTGCCAAACAGCATTTAAAGAAAAGATTTTTGGACTTTGTCCAGTGTTATCTTGACGCAG AGCGTGGTCATCAAGTTGAGAGAGCGGGACTTCAGGAATGCAGCCCTGAAGTTTTGCAAACTCTTCTAACCAGTCTCGCCTACGAGAACTTCCGGCTTGCAGCCGTCACGAAGGATTTGTTTTTGAAACGTCTGCGTATAGACTTTCCCCGCGAGGTTGTTCCTATTGTACTTGCGCCCCTGCTGTACCCCGACGACACACAAACTCCTTTGGAGGAGATGACAACGTCTGATGATATGACAGCAGCAATGATGGATAATACTTTAGCGGAAATCATTCGAGACATCGGCTATGCCTTCACGGCTTCCGTCGAAgactgtaaaaataatatggtcAATTTTGGTGCCAGGGAGCCCACAGCAATTGACGTTGCCAGAATCATATCTACTATGATCAAGTATCATGCAACTATACAAGAAGCTCCACATGTCCAAACTCCAGGGAATTTCTGGATGAATCATGAGGCTAAAAAGGAGGCCATGGCCCATGGGCACGTCGGAGAAACGTGGAACCCAGAGGTATTTGTCCAGACACTCAAAGAACTtgcttcaaatttaaattggaaAGAAGTCATTCTACAATTAGATCATCCAGAATTCATTGTTCCCGATAGACAGGGTTTGAGCCTACTATTTACTATTTTGCGCCTAGGTCTCCAGAGCGCTGGATATCCTGCAAATATATTCCCCGTTGAATACCTTTGTCGTCGTTGGGCGAATTTGGAAGGTCAAATGAGTTTATTAACGAACATACTCAAACATCCGGATATATTCAGCTTTGCCGATCATCCTTTCCATCCAGTATCGATAGATCTGCTGAAATCGCCACCGGAAACAGATAACAAAGAAGTATCTACTTGGCGATGTCTATATTTGGTAGAGCTATTATTATATGCTTCAGAACGCGGCTATTATCTGCAAGTACACGAGCTATTTAAATATCCACTACAGCACTGTCCTGACATACTATTGTTGGCGTTGTTACAAATTAGTCCACCTATAACGGTGTTTAGACAAGAATTATTAACAACACTCATTCCTATATTTTTGGGCAACCATCCAAACTCGGGCATAGTTTTACAACATGCATGGCATTCACAAAATCCCAATATCAAGCCCATAATCATGCATGCAATGGCAGATTGGTATATACGAGGAGAATGTGATCAGTCGAAGCTATCAAGAATATTGGACGTTGCGCAGGACCTTAAGGCTCTATCCTTATTGTTGAACGTCCAATCTTTTCCATTTATAATCGATCTAGCTTGCCTAGCATCGCGTAGAGAGTACCTCAAACTTGACAAGTGGCTAACAGACAAAATACGTGATCATGGAGAGACATTTGTTACAGCCATGGTTAAATTTCTTCAACGAAGATGTCCCCAAATAATTGGGAAAATACCGGAAGACCAATTGCCCAAAGCGGCACAGTTACCGCCGGAGACTGTGGGCACAATGTTGGCCTGTCTACAGTTGTGTATCCCCAATGTTCAGCAAGAATTACAGGAGGCGATATACAACTTAATGGCTAGCTGTCAAGCCTTAATTCTTACTAAAGCTAGACCGGGTATACCCGGTATTGCAAGACCTCATACACGGATTTTAGAAACTCCATTCAATCCTGCTGGCCTGGGCCCTCAGCTTTTTACTCCCCATGTTGACGCTATTGCAAATTTAGCACCGAATGTCGCCAATATGACATTGGGAGCACCGGCAAATACAGCTTTTGCAATGCCAGGTACTCTCGGACCATTAGTCGCAGCTCCAGGATCACCATCTCGTCTCCTAGGAGCTGGACCTAATAGTCCCTTTGCTATGATGCCCATGCAGCAACATGTTGCCAATGTGGCAAATATGGGAGCATTAGCCCGAATGCCTCCAACACCTATGGACAAGCCACGATTGCCAGATCCTATACATTTACCAGAAATGATTCACAATGTGTCCAAAGAAATAGAAGACGAAGCCAATGGTTATTTTCAAAGGATTTACAATCATCCTCCTCATCCTACATTATCAATAGATGAGGTACTAGAAATGCTTAAGAAATTCCAAGATTCGCCCAACAAAAGGGAACGTGATGTGTTCTCTTGTATGCTCCGGAACCTATTCGAAGAGTATAAATTTTTCCCACAATACCCCGATAAAGAGTTGCATATTACAGCGCAGTTATTCGGTGGTATCATTGAGAAGGGATTAGTTCCTAGTTATGTGTCACTAGGGCTGGCTCTAAGATTCGTCCTAGATGCTTTACGAAAGCCGGAGGGCTCTAAAATGTATTACTTTGGCATAGCGGCTTTAGATAGATTTAAGTCGCGATTAAAAGATTACCATAAATATTGCGAACACGTAAGAGCCATACcgcattttaatgaattcccTCCACACTTAATCGAATACATTGAGTACGGTCTCCAGAGCCAAGAGCCGCCCACTAAACCACAGGGGGCAGTTTTACCTACGAGTCTAACCGCCATCTTGAATCAGACCGCCGTTATAACAGTTTCAGCACCTTACAG gGCAGTAATTTGCGCTCCCAGTGCCATCTCTGTCATCTCGAAAGTGTCAAATTGTATTGCGGGCGGTATAGGAAGTCGGCCGTCAATAGCCAACGCCACCAACATTGATACACTACTGACTGCTACCGACAGGGAAGAGAAGATAAACGCACCACCAGAGGCTATTCAAGATAAAACTGCTTTCATATTCAATAATCTTAGTCAATTGAACTTACAACCCAAATGTGAAgagttaaaagaaattataacagAAGAATATTTCCCATGGCTATCACAGTACCTAGTGATGAAAAGAGCGTCCATAGAACTAAATTTCCACGCTCTGTACTCAAATTTCCTAGACGTCCTAAAAATTCGTGAAATAAACAGGTTAGTTACTAAAGAAACTTATCGGAACATCAGAGTATTGTTGCGATCTGATAAAGGCATAGCTAACTTTTCTGATCGATCGTTACTCAAAAACCTCGGCCATTGGTTAGGCATGCTCACCTTAGCTCGCAATCAACCGATCCTCTACATCGACCTCGACCTCAAAGCACTCTTACTTGAAGCTTATCACAAAGGCCAGCAGGAGCTGTTATATGTCGTGCCGTTTGTTGCGAAGGTCTTGGAATCCTGCGCCAAGAACGTCGTATTTAAACCGCCGAACCCTTGGACAATGGCCCTAATGAACGTATTGGCTGAATTACATCAAGAACcagacttaaaattaaatctgaaGTTTGAAATAGAAGTGCTTTGTAAAAACTTGAGTTTAGACATAGCCGATCTTAAGCCATCTCTGTACCTGAAGGACCCAGAGAAAGTGAGGACGATAGAGTTCCAGCTCTCACAACCGAAACCGGTCAAAGAAACCCCCAACGTGATGCCAGTGAATCAGACATTAGTTCCGGCACCACAAATACAATTGATGCCACCACAGCCTCAGATGATACCCGTCGAAGATATGTCAGCTGCCGCGCCCACGCCCACCGCTGGGCTGGTCGCCAATGATCCAAACCTCATGGGCGTCCTAGGTTTGCCAGAGCCACGGTTCAACTACCTCGACGTCAACGTCTCATCCACCTCGGCCTTCGGAcagaaaatatgtttcaatcCGCATATCATTCTGTTCCAAAACTACCCACACTTGAAACAATTTGTGAAACCTGCTATAGAAAGGTCGATTCAAGAATGGATACATCCAGTCGTCGATAGGTCCATCAAGTACGCTCTGACGACTTGTGAGCAGATAATAAGGAAAGACTTCTCCTTCGACCCCGACGAAGTACGTATGCGCACTTGCGCTCATCACATGATGAGGAATTTAACGGCCGGTATGGCTATGATAACCTGTCGGGAGCAGATCATCAGCACCATTAGCACAAACCTTAAGGCGGCGTTCATCACGGCTTTGATACCGACCACGCCGCAACAG TTTAACACTTTGCAGAAGGATATCATAGAGAGTGCCGCAGCGGTGCTTGCTACTGAGAACATGGAACTTGCTTGTGCTTTCATCCAGAAGACAGCCGTTGAGAAGGCGCTCCCGGAACTCGACAAACGACTGATGAACGATTACGAAATGCGTAAAATTGCTCGGCAAGAGGGCAGGAGATACTACGATCCCATTGTCTTGACGTATCAGACAGAGAGGATACCGGAACGAGTCCGCCTACGCGTCGGAGGTCCAACGGACTTGCAGATCTCTGTCTACGAGGAGTTCGCGTGCAACATTCCAGGATTCATGCCTGTGAGAGACGCTGGAATGTTCATACCGAAACCGTCCGCCCAAGAACAAGTACCACAGATGACGTTTAATCAAGTAATGAATCCGCAACAG GTATATGGAACGGATGAGATGGGTACACTGATATCAGCTGCGGAGTTGTTCCTCAGCAACGCCCTGTCTGTTCCCTCGTTCGCGGTGCAAGCGACAAACATGCATACCTTACTCGAATGCCTCATCATCGCCAGACGGAATCGTGATATCGTTTCGGGCTACACTCTCCTACAGCGA GCTGTTGAGGGTCTCCTAGATGGTCACATTGTACAGCCGGGCACGAACCCAGAACACGCTGAAATGATGACCCGTTATCGTGATATCCACCTGCGAGTACTAAAGCTGTTAGAAGACGCGAGGGTGTACGGCCACGCGTGGACAACTAAACAGATCACATACTGCGTATCCGAATGTAGGGATGAACTGAGATACAACCTGGAAGCTATCGACTGTCTCGTAAGGAACCACCTGATCAACATGCCAcag tacGATCTTGCGTTGGCACATTTGATGGACAACGGCAACAACTACGTCGCCGTGGCTTTCGCGATGCAAGTGGTTCAGTTATACCTTGTGGATGACAGGAACAACGTGTACGCAACGGAATCAGACCTCTATCACACTACTGACACCCTCGTTAGGATGATGTCACACTCGCGGCAGCCGCCGCCAGAGGGTCTTGCCACATTGATTGAAACTATCCGCATCAACCAGGACCCGAGCACATATCTTGGTGAACGTTCACCTCTTGGACCCACCGCTCACATTCACAATGGCATTTTGCAAGTGCGG GCCCGCGACTACGAGGATCCACCCGGTCTCCAAGAGAAGACGGAAAATCTGCTCCGCGAATGGAGGAACGTGCTCCTCAGTCCACTCACTGAAATAGAGATCGGACAGAACTTCAATATATACGTGCACAGGATGAACATGAATGGCATACTGAAATCTGATGACATGATCACACGTTTCTTCCGCATAGCCACTCAGATGTGCGTCGAGAATGTATACCAGCTGTTGAACGAGGACAGGATGAATCCTCCCCCCGTGCCGCCGAAGAGGGACAAGTATTACGCTATGTGCGACTCATTCATCAAGCTTGTGTCGCTGCTGATTAAGAATACGGCTGACGGAGGAAATCCAACACCGAAATTGAACTTATTGAACAAG ATCCTGGGTATAATCGCGGGCTGTCTGCTGCAAGACCACGAGGAGCACGGCTCGAATTTCCAGCAGCTGCCGTACCACCGTCTCCTGCTGATACTGTTCCTAGACATGAACATGGCCGAACCCGTCCTTGAATCTATGAACTACCAG GTTCTAACAGCATTCTGCCACACCCTCCGCATCATACGCCCGAGTGTAGCTCCAGGGTTTTGTTACGCGTGGCTTGAAATAGTCGCCCACCGAGCATTCGTGAATCGTGTTCTGGCTGTGACGCCGCAACAGAAG GGTTGGGGGATGTATTCGACGCTGCTTATCGACCTTTTCAAGTTCCTCGATCCGTTCTTACGTAACACGGAGCTGGCGACGCCAGTCATGATGCTGTACAAGGGAACACTTAAAGTGTTGCTAGTATTGCTCCACGACTTTCCCGAGTTTTTGTGTGACTATCACTATGGCTTTTGCGATGAGATCCCACCGAATTGCATACAGATGAGGAATCTCATTCTGTCCGCGTTCCCGAGGAACATGCGTCTGCCGGATCCATTCACACCCAACTTGAAGGTGGATCTGTTGGCCGAGATCACTCTACCACCGCGTGCCGTTATCAACTACGCCAATATAATACCGGCGTCGCAGTTCAAAAAGGATCTGGACGCGTATATCAAGGCCAGGGCTCCGGTTACATTCCTATCGGAACTGCGCAGTAACATGCAGGTGAATCTAACGTTGTCTTGTGATCACAGAGGTGACGTGGTAAaacgtatatacatatataatcgCATGAGTTTGATGCTTCCGACGGCATTGCTTCATCGTGAATGGGCATGTATGTGA